From a region of the Mucilaginibacter auburnensis genome:
- a CDS encoding amidohydrolase — MKKLWPILLLLAAACKQKEFNADLLVKNAIVYTVDSAFTTAYAFVVKDGKIVAVGKEEDLEEDYLPREVIDAEGKAVYPGFIDAHSHFYEYGLGLQQVNLRDLNSWHTVTDSVQHFAQSNPEGWLLGSGWDQNLWEGKKFPDKARLDSLFPMRPVLLSRIDGHAAIANQAALDIAGIKPGQKIIGGDIEVIDGKLTGILLDNAVGIVTRKIPTPDDQAIQRALLSAQQNCFQVGLTTVDDAGLPTTMVGVINQLQKKGDLKMRMYVMLADRPESYDYFAKNGILKTPQLSVRAIKMYADGALGSRGACLLQPYTDKPDTKGFLLSTEQHFQEVAAKLANTNVQLNTHAIGDSANRVMLKIYADALKGKNDKRWRIEHAQVVSPDDLHYFGDYNIIPSVQPTHTTSDMFWAEKRLGADRIKTAYAYKNLLKQNGWIALGTDFPVENINPLYTFYAAVVRKDHTGQPAKGFQMENAISRTDALKGMTIWAAKANFEETEKGSIEPGKYADFVILDTDIMKAQPNQLLKAKVLKSFINGEKVYEKK, encoded by the coding sequence ATGAAAAAATTATGGCCCATACTACTGCTATTGGCAGCTGCCTGTAAACAAAAAGAATTCAATGCCGATCTGCTGGTTAAAAATGCAATAGTTTATACTGTTGACAGCGCCTTTACAACTGCTTATGCTTTTGTAGTAAAAGATGGTAAAATTGTAGCTGTGGGCAAAGAAGAAGATCTGGAGGAAGACTACCTACCCCGCGAGGTTATTGATGCCGAAGGCAAGGCCGTATATCCCGGGTTTATTGATGCACATAGTCATTTTTATGAGTACGGCCTGGGTTTACAGCAGGTTAATTTAAGAGACCTGAACAGCTGGCATACCGTTACCGACTCGGTGCAGCACTTTGCCCAGAGCAATCCGGAAGGTTGGTTATTGGGCAGCGGTTGGGACCAAAACCTTTGGGAGGGTAAAAAGTTCCCGGATAAGGCTCGCCTGGATTCACTTTTCCCTATGCGGCCTGTTTTGCTGTCTCGTATTGACGGGCATGCAGCTATAGCTAACCAGGCGGCACTGGACATTGCAGGAATAAAACCCGGCCAAAAAATTATTGGTGGCGACATTGAGGTGATTGATGGTAAACTAACCGGCATCTTATTAGATAATGCTGTTGGGATAGTTACCCGTAAAATACCCACTCCCGATGACCAGGCCATACAACGCGCCTTATTAAGCGCCCAGCAGAATTGTTTTCAAGTAGGCTTAACCACAGTTGACGATGCCGGCTTGCCGACCACCATGGTGGGGGTGATCAATCAGCTGCAGAAAAAGGGCGATCTAAAAATGCGCATGTATGTAATGCTGGCAGACAGGCCGGAAAGCTATGATTACTTTGCTAAGAACGGCATACTCAAAACGCCGCAACTAAGTGTGCGCGCTATTAAAATGTACGCTGATGGCGCATTGGGATCACGGGGGGCTTGTTTACTGCAGCCTTACACCGATAAACCAGACACTAAAGGCTTTTTGTTGAGTACGGAGCAGCATTTTCAAGAGGTTGCAGCTAAATTGGCTAACACCAACGTGCAGTTGAATACTCATGCTATTGGCGATTCCGCCAATAGGGTAATGCTGAAAATTTATGCCGATGCTTTAAAAGGCAAAAATGATAAGCGCTGGCGCATTGAACATGCGCAGGTGGTATCGCCGGATGATCTGCACTATTTTGGCGACTACAACATTATTCCATCTGTTCAGCCTACGCATACTACTTCTGACATGTTTTGGGCAGAAAAGCGTTTAGGTGCCGACAGAATAAAAACAGCCTATGCCTACAAAAATCTTTTAAAGCAAAATGGCTGGATTGCTTTAGGGACAGATTTCCCGGTGGAAAATATCAATCCGCTTTACACGTTTTATGCGGCAGTGGTACGTAAGGACCACACCGGACAGCCTGCAAAGGGTTTTCAAATGGAAAATGCCATAAGCAGAACCGACGCTTTAAAAGGGATGACCATTTGGGCGGCAAAGGCAAATTTCGAGGAAACAGAAAAAGGAAGCATTGAACCCGGCAAGTACGCCGACTTTGTAATTTTGGATACTGATATAATGAAAGCGCAGCCAAATCAGCTACTAAAAGCAAAAGTTTTAAAGAGCTTTATCAACGGAGAAAAAGTGTATGAGAAAAAATAA
- a CDS encoding iron chaperone gives MKTYQDIDQYISTFPQNVQALLQQIRHTIKHAAPNAEEAIKYGIPTFVLHGNLVHFGGYKNHIGFYPAPMGIAAFKEETTQYEAGKGTLQFKLDKPLPLDLIKRIVEFRVETNLQKQKRK, from the coding sequence ATGAAAACCTACCAGGATATCGACCAATACATCAGCACGTTTCCTCAAAACGTGCAGGCGCTATTACAGCAAATAAGGCATACCATTAAACACGCGGCACCCAATGCTGAAGAGGCCATAAAGTATGGCATTCCAACCTTTGTTTTACACGGGAACCTTGTGCACTTTGGTGGCTACAAAAATCACATTGGTTTTTATCCCGCTCCTATGGGTATAGCAGCATTTAAAGAAGAAACAACACAATACGAAGCCGGCAAAGGAACATTACAATTTAAACTGGATAAGCCGCTGCCCCTTGATCTGATCAAACGAATTGTTGAATTCAGAGTGGAGACCAATCTGCAAAAGCAAAAGCGCAAATGA
- a CDS encoding DUF4440 domain-containing protein — protein MKKIFLATLLFGWSAIAFAQKAAEVSKVVAAEADFSKTIASKGIKAGFLSVADPEGFIFKPQAIKITDFYKSIDKQPGTLKREAKIARISASGDLAFTAGPYTFQNGKSEDDKIYGDYVSLWRVDPEGKLKLLIDLGIQHPEPVEQQLKDFKDSNAKPVKESKDPFNGKNIIVDTDKTFNFSLTKSDLAAYKEFLSEEGRYYFPGFEPMMGTDKILQFINNQAISIAAETTGAGRALSGDLAYSFGKATIKKANIVGHFHYVRIWEVDAKHKWNILLEIFSPVEN, from the coding sequence ATGAAAAAAATATTTCTCGCTACCCTTCTGTTCGGCTGGTCTGCAATAGCATTTGCGCAAAAGGCTGCAGAGGTTAGCAAAGTTGTAGCTGCCGAAGCCGATTTCAGTAAAACTATAGCAAGTAAAGGCATTAAGGCCGGATTTTTATCGGTAGCAGACCCGGAGGGTTTTATATTTAAGCCACAGGCAATAAAAATAACCGATTTCTATAAATCAATTGATAAGCAACCAGGCACCTTAAAACGCGAAGCAAAAATTGCCCGCATCTCTGCCAGTGGCGATCTGGCTTTTACTGCAGGACCGTATACCTTCCAGAACGGAAAATCAGAAGATGATAAAATTTACGGCGACTACGTTTCGCTTTGGCGCGTTGACCCGGAAGGCAAATTGAAACTGTTAATAGATTTGGGTATACAACATCCTGAGCCGGTTGAGCAACAGTTAAAGGATTTTAAAGACAGCAATGCTAAACCCGTTAAAGAATCAAAAGATCCTTTTAACGGCAAAAACATTATAGTTGACACTGACAAAACTTTTAACTTCTCGCTAACAAAGTCAGACTTAGCTGCATATAAAGAGTTTTTGAGTGAAGAGGGCAGATATTACTTTCCCGGCTTTGAGCCAATGATGGGTACAGACAAAATTCTGCAATTTATAAACAACCAGGCCATAAGCATAGCGGCCGAAACTACCGGCGCAGGCCGGGCTTTGAGCGGTGACCTTGCCTATAGCTTTGGTAAGGCTACCATTAAAAAAGCTAATATTGTTGGGCACTTTCACTACGTTAGAATATGGGAAGTAGACGCTAAACATAAATGGAACATTCTGCTGGAAATTTTCTCCCCTGTTGAGAACTAA
- the cysS gene encoding cysteine--tRNA ligase, whose amino-acid sequence MEQNLFVYNTLTRKKEVFTPLAAPHVGMYVCGPTVYSDAHMGNCRTYISFDLIFRYLTHLGYKVRYVRNITDAGHLEGDAGDEGEDKISKKAKLAQLEPMEIVQKYSVGFHEVMQILNTLPPSIEPTATGHIIEQIELVKEIMAKGYAYEVNGSIYFDVEKYNQTQDYGILNGRKLEDLLTNTRDLGGQDEKRGKLDFALWIKAKPEHLMQWPSPWGNGFPGWHLECSAMSNKYLGEQFDIHGGGMDLAPTHHTNEIAQNVASCGKNPAKYWVHTNMLTVNGQKMSKSLGNSFLPHELFSGNNNILSKGYSPMMVRFFMMQAHYRSTLDFGNEAMEASEKGFKRLMTAVSLLHSLKSSATSDVDIAPIIERCYAAMNDDFNSPVLIAELFEGARIINSVKDGKMKIDANNLDLLKNMMNTFVFEILGLKDEQADNDDLPKILDLIVSLRNEAKQNKDYATSDKIRDGLQKIGFQLKDSKEGTNWSKI is encoded by the coding sequence ATGGAGCAAAACCTGTTTGTTTACAATACCCTAACACGTAAAAAAGAAGTATTTACCCCTTTAGCAGCCCCTCATGTTGGCATGTATGTTTGCGGCCCTACCGTTTACAGCGATGCGCACATGGGCAATTGCCGCACTTATATATCTTTTGATCTTATATTCAGGTACCTTACCCACCTGGGTTACAAAGTACGCTATGTACGCAATATTACCGATGCCGGCCACCTGGAAGGCGACGCAGGCGATGAAGGTGAAGACAAAATATCTAAAAAAGCAAAACTGGCTCAGTTAGAGCCCATGGAAATAGTACAGAAATACAGCGTAGGTTTCCATGAGGTTATGCAGATATTGAACACCCTGCCCCCAAGTATTGAACCTACAGCCACGGGCCACATTATTGAGCAGATTGAACTGGTTAAAGAAATAATGGCCAAAGGTTACGCTTATGAGGTAAATGGTTCTATTTATTTTGATGTAGAGAAGTACAATCAAACGCAGGATTACGGCATATTGAACGGCCGTAAACTGGAAGATCTGCTTACCAACACCCGCGATCTGGGCGGTCAGGATGAAAAACGCGGCAAGCTTGACTTTGCCTTATGGATAAAAGCGAAACCAGAGCATTTAATGCAATGGCCCTCGCCTTGGGGCAATGGCTTCCCGGGATGGCACCTGGAATGTTCTGCTATGAGTAATAAATACTTGGGCGAGCAGTTTGATATACATGGCGGGGGTATGGACCTTGCCCCTACGCATCATACCAATGAAATTGCACAGAACGTAGCCAGTTGCGGTAAAAACCCTGCCAAGTATTGGGTGCATACCAACATGCTTACAGTTAATGGCCAAAAAATGTCAAAATCATTAGGTAACAGCTTTTTGCCTCATGAGCTTTTTTCGGGTAACAATAACATACTGAGCAAGGGCTACAGCCCCATGATGGTGCGCTTTTTTATGATGCAGGCGCATTACCGCAGCACGCTTGACTTTGGTAACGAAGCCATGGAAGCGTCAGAAAAAGGCTTTAAACGCCTGATGACCGCGGTATCGTTGTTACATTCACTGAAATCTTCGGCCACATCTGATGTTGATATAGCGCCAATTATAGAACGTTGCTATGCAGCCATGAACGATGATTTTAATAGTCCGGTACTTATTGCCGAATTGTTTGAAGGCGCACGCATTATCAATTCGGTTAAAGATGGCAAGATGAAGATCGACGCTAACAATCTGGACCTGTTGAAAAACATGATGAACACCTTTGTATTTGAGATATTGGGACTTAAAGATGAACAAGCGGATAATGATGATCTGCCTAAAATCCTTGATCTCATTGTATCGCTGCGTAACGAAGCCAAGCAAAACAAAGATTACGCAACATCAGACAAAATACGCGACGGTTTGCAAAAAATTGGCTTTCAGTTAAAAGATAGTAAAGAAGGCACTAACTGGAGTAAAATTTAA
- a CDS encoding endonuclease/exonuclease/phosphatase family protein, whose product MKKTKAKLSFLTKFMLFLNSIAVLAMLLAYLAPVTDPRTLWPIAFFGLAYPPVLVLNILFVVYWFIVRVKFAIISLLTILVGYNILFKNIGFHFGNKNLSERSANQLRILTYNVHNFKKEGLNENDTTRHGILQVIKNVNPDIVGMQEFFTRKRGRYAMSDSIADLLQTKYLHFEPNMQTDIEKMGMCIFSRYPIVAKGSVAISPPGMGNQCIYVDVKTNNQIIRFYSVHLQSIRFEAEDYRYIDTITKKGKADIASTRRLGGKLKRAFIKRAEQVLLVKEHAAQCPYPYIISGDFNDTPTSFAVNQMGKGIKNTFREKGLGLGRTYNGDFPNYQIDYIMANNSFDVLNYKIIQQKLSDHYPVYADLALQ is encoded by the coding sequence ATGAAGAAAACTAAAGCCAAACTTTCTTTTCTTACTAAATTTATGCTGTTTTTAAACAGCATTGCCGTGTTGGCTATGTTACTGGCCTATCTTGCTCCGGTTACAGATCCACGTACTTTGTGGCCCATCGCTTTTTTCGGTTTAGCCTATCCACCCGTTCTGGTACTCAACATTCTGTTTGTTGTTTACTGGTTCATTGTACGCGTTAAATTCGCGATCATTTCTTTGTTGACTATTCTGGTTGGATATAACATATTGTTCAAAAACATCGGCTTTCACTTTGGCAACAAAAATCTTTCTGAGCGATCTGCTAACCAGCTACGCATTTTAACCTATAATGTGCACAATTTTAAAAAAGAAGGCCTCAATGAAAATGACACAACCCGGCATGGCATATTACAGGTGATAAAAAACGTTAATCCTGATATAGTTGGAATGCAGGAATTTTTTACGCGCAAACGCGGCCGTTACGCCATGAGCGACTCCATTGCCGATCTGCTCCAAACAAAATATCTGCACTTTGAACCCAACATGCAAACAGATATTGAAAAAATGGGAATGTGCATTTTTTCACGCTATCCCATCGTGGCTAAAGGCTCTGTTGCAATTTCTCCACCCGGCATGGGCAACCAATGTATTTATGTTGACGTTAAAACCAACAACCAGATAATTCGCTTTTATTCTGTCCATCTTCAATCTATACGCTTTGAAGCTGAGGATTACCGGTATATTGACACCATTACAAAAAAAGGAAAAGCAGATATAGCGTCTACGCGAAGGTTAGGTGGTAAACTTAAACGCGCGTTTATTAAACGTGCCGAGCAAGTATTACTGGTTAAAGAACATGCAGCGCAATGCCCATACCCTTACATTATATCCGGCGACTTTAATGATACCCCAACATCATTCGCGGTAAATCAGATGGGTAAAGGCATTAAAAATACATTCAGAGAGAAAGGATTGGGTTTGGGCCGAACTTATAACGGCGATTTTCCTAACTACCAGATAGACTACATAATGGCGAATAACAGCTTTGATGTATTGAATTATAAGATCATTCAACAAAAGCTGTCGGACCATTACCCTGTATATGCCGATCTGGCTCTACAATAG
- a CDS encoding rhomboid family protein, with protein MSFLENTRLRTTKPDSKLFLLIGVNVVVFLLAITPAKQIIASYFAVPGGFSALAIRPWTPITYMFTHLNFFHLLYNMLWLYWMGQIFEEFLGYKRTVGLYLMGGLTGAIFYILLFTLLPSFTGRIMVGASASVMAIIVAAATLVPNYKISVIILGELSIKWVAILFIVLSFLGLKGANAGGEIAHLGGALIGFIYIKQLQRGNDWIESLSNIFKPKRKLKVVSTNNNRSVSTKPRQDEVDEILDKISRTGYDSLNKHEKEVLFRASKHEEN; from the coding sequence ATGAGCTTTCTTGAAAATACACGCTTGCGAACAACTAAACCGGATAGCAAATTATTTTTGCTGATCGGTGTTAATGTTGTTGTGTTTTTGTTGGCCATTACACCGGCTAAACAAATAATAGCAAGTTATTTTGCTGTTCCGGGTGGTTTTTCAGCCTTGGCTATCAGGCCATGGACACCAATAACCTACATGTTCACGCATCTTAATTTTTTTCACCTACTCTACAATATGTTGTGGTTGTATTGGATGGGGCAAATTTTTGAAGAATTTTTAGGCTATAAAAGAACTGTAGGATTATACCTGATGGGAGGATTAACCGGAGCTATATTTTACATCCTTTTATTTACACTGCTTCCGTCATTTACCGGCCGCATAATGGTGGGTGCCTCAGCGAGTGTTATGGCAATAATTGTAGCCGCCGCTACGCTGGTACCTAATTATAAAATAAGTGTGATTATTTTAGGTGAGTTAAGCATTAAATGGGTAGCCATTCTATTTATAGTATTGAGCTTTTTGGGGCTTAAAGGAGCTAATGCCGGTGGAGAAATTGCCCACCTTGGCGGGGCACTCATCGGCTTTATTTATATAAAACAGTTACAACGCGGCAACGATTGGATTGAAAGTTTAAGCAATATTTTTAAACCAAAACGTAAACTTAAGGTTGTGTCAACTAATAATAACAGAAGCGTGTCGACAAAACCGCGCCAGGATGAAGTTGATGAGATATTAGATAAAATATCGCGCACAGGGTACGATAGCCTCAATAAACACGAGAAAGAAGTACTTTTCCGCGCAAGCAAACATGAAGAAAACTAA
- a CDS encoding rhomboid family intramembrane serine protease, giving the protein MMQSPFANISPVVKNLLIINVICFLPFLIFQQGMVDNIYNQVATHYFDSPLFKPWQPITYMFFHGGWAHIIFNMFALFSFGSVLEYNMGSKRFLTFYFICGLGGIFLQMIVQGIQVYQLTGGFTVPDTFRASSEVIQKLQGIYYSSMVGASGAIFGLLVAFGMLYPNAELMIMFIPVPVKAKYIMPVYIVIELMLGLGQFSGDNVAHFAHLGGAVLGFILVKMWRLQGPRGYY; this is encoded by the coding sequence ATGATGCAATCTCCTTTCGCCAATATATCGCCGGTTGTTAAAAACCTGCTTATAATAAATGTTATATGCTTTTTACCTTTCCTGATCTTCCAACAGGGTATGGTTGACAACATTTACAATCAGGTTGCGACCCACTATTTTGATTCGCCTTTGTTTAAACCATGGCAGCCTATAACTTACATGTTCTTTCATGGCGGATGGGCACACATTATCTTTAACATGTTTGCGCTTTTTTCTTTCGGCAGCGTATTAGAGTATAATATGGGGTCAAAAAGATTTTTGACCTTCTATTTTATATGCGGTTTAGGAGGCATTTTTCTTCAGATGATTGTTCAAGGCATTCAGGTTTACCAGCTAACAGGAGGTTTTACTGTGCCTGATACCTTTAGAGCGAGTTCAGAAGTTATCCAAAAATTACAGGGAATATATTATTCTTCAATGGTTGGGGCTTCGGGTGCTATTTTTGGTTTGTTAGTAGCTTTCGGAATGCTTTATCCAAATGCCGAACTAATGATCATGTTTATCCCCGTTCCGGTAAAGGCAAAATACATTATGCCGGTTTATATTGTTATTGAACTAATGCTTGGCCTGGGCCAGTTTAGTGGTGATAACGTTGCGCACTTCGCACATTTGGGTGGTGCAGTATTAGGTTTTATATTAGTAAAAATGTGGCGCCTACAAGGGCCACGGGGTTATTATTGA
- the mutL gene encoding DNA mismatch repair endonuclease MutL: MSDIIQLLPDSVANQIAAGEVVQRPASAVKEMIENAIDAGADKIQLIIKDAGKSLIQVIDNGCGMSGTDARMSFERHATSKIKKAEDLFAIRTMGFRGEALASIAAIAQVELRTRRHEDELGTQLFIEGSEVLKQEACSAPAGTSIAVKNLFYNIPARRNFLKSNPVEMRHIIDEFQRVALAHPEVFFTLHHDGQEVYHLPAASLKQRIVHLLGNNYNQRLVPVEEDTTIIKLNGFVGKPEFARKTRGEQFFFVNNRFIKDAYLNHAVLTAFEELLPDESFPLYVLFIEIDPSKIDINVHPTKTEIKYQDEKSIYAIIRSAVKRSLGRYNITPSLDFDQENSIEHLITPKPFEQIVAPSISFNPNFNPFTEKSNERPSPSYPRDSSYSRPSILHNWDTLYEIGKRDEPAVQHEIHIEKTIAVDEQEVSKTSERQFFQIHNRFIISPIKSGFMLIDQQAAHERILYERFLQQLQNHSGVSQQSLFPQSLTLNGADFELLKELFNDIRALGFDIREFGKNTVVVEGVPADLNNADGHQLLEHLLEGFKNNLSILKLDKRDNLARSLARNAAIKAGTKLSLEEMNLITDQLFACQMPNIALNGKPVISTFTLTELLERFEK, from the coding sequence ATGTCAGACATTATTCAGCTTTTACCAGATTCAGTTGCCAACCAAATAGCCGCCGGCGAGGTGGTGCAAAGGCCTGCATCTGCTGTAAAAGAAATGATTGAAAATGCTATAGATGCAGGCGCCGATAAAATACAACTTATTATTAAAGATGCCGGTAAATCGTTAATACAGGTAATTGATAATGGCTGCGGCATGAGCGGTACTGATGCCCGCATGAGCTTTGAGCGCCATGCTACCTCTAAAATAAAAAAAGCCGAAGACCTTTTTGCCATACGAACCATGGGTTTCAGAGGCGAAGCATTGGCATCTATTGCGGCGATAGCCCAGGTAGAACTCAGAACCCGCCGCCATGAAGATGAATTAGGCACACAGCTTTTTATAGAAGGATCGGAAGTGTTAAAGCAGGAGGCCTGCTCCGCTCCTGCCGGAACATCCATAGCGGTAAAAAATCTATTCTATAATATCCCAGCCCGCCGTAATTTCCTCAAAAGTAACCCGGTTGAAATGCGCCACATCATTGACGAGTTTCAACGTGTGGCCTTGGCTCATCCGGAAGTGTTTTTTACCCTGCATCATGATGGACAGGAAGTTTACCACTTACCGGCAGCATCATTAAAACAACGTATTGTACACCTACTGGGCAATAATTACAACCAGCGCTTAGTACCGGTTGAGGAAGATACCACCATTATTAAGCTGAACGGCTTTGTTGGCAAGCCCGAGTTCGCCCGTAAAACACGCGGAGAGCAGTTCTTTTTTGTAAACAACCGTTTTATAAAAGATGCTTATTTGAACCATGCGGTTTTAACGGCTTTTGAAGAACTGTTGCCTGATGAATCTTTCCCGCTGTACGTGTTATTCATTGAGATAGATCCGTCAAAAATTGACATCAACGTACATCCAACAAAAACAGAAATAAAATACCAGGATGAAAAGTCTATTTACGCCATCATCCGTTCGGCTGTGAAGCGTTCTTTAGGCCGTTATAATATTACACCGAGCCTGGATTTTGATCAGGAGAACAGCATTGAGCATTTAATAACGCCCAAGCCTTTTGAACAGATTGTAGCACCGTCTATTTCTTTCAATCCTAACTTCAATCCGTTTACCGAGAAAAGTAACGAAAGGCCATCGCCATCTTATCCGCGCGATAGCTCTTATAGCCGACCATCAATCCTTCATAACTGGGATACGCTATACGAGATAGGCAAACGCGATGAACCTGCCGTACAGCACGAGATACATATTGAAAAAACCATAGCGGTTGATGAGCAGGAGGTAAGCAAAACCAGCGAACGCCAGTTTTTCCAGATACACAACCGTTTTATTATTTCGCCAATTAAATCGGGCTTTATGCTGATAGACCAACAAGCCGCGCATGAGCGCATTTTGTATGAGCGCTTTTTACAGCAGCTACAAAATCATTCGGGTGTTAGTCAGCAAAGCTTATTTCCGCAATCGCTCACACTAAACGGTGCCGATTTTGAGTTATTGAAGGAGCTTTTTAATGATATACGCGCACTGGGCTTTGACATACGCGAGTTTGGTAAAAATACCGTTGTGGTGGAAGGCGTGCCTGCCGACCTTAACAATGCCGATGGGCACCAATTGCTGGAGCATTTATTGGAAGGTTTTAAAAACAACCTGAGCATTTTAAAGTTGGATAAACGGGATAACCTGGCACGTTCATTAGCTCGCAATGCTGCCATTAAAGCCGGCACGAAACTATCATTAGAGGAAATGAATTTAATAACCGACCAGCTTTTTGCCTGCCAAATGCCCAACATAGCGCTTAATGGTAAACCTGTAATTAGTACATTTACCTTAACAGAACTTTTAGAGCGGTTTGAAAAATAA